The proteins below are encoded in one region of Campylobacter helveticus:
- the abc-f gene encoding ribosomal protection-like ABC-F family protein: MALIDIIEANKKFGEKIVLDNVSFSINENEKIAIIGKNGEGKSTLLKALLGTLSLDSGRIVKQNNKSIALLSQNVNFDVNLSVKEAIEKELNEIYEALQNYEKLQNALEKSQDKSLLNEMDSVINFIESKDAWNIDNKIMRYLKEFKLESYQNRNLSTLSGGEIRRVGLCILLLKNPDILLLDEPTNHLDVYMCSFLENLLKNSKMCVVFISHDRYFIDEVAQKCIEIEEGKIRIFKGGYTQYLEKKTELLASLSKSHETLLKQLKNEEEWLRRGVKARLKRNEGRKERLFKMRELAKKNPSEIKKIKLEITRANLNFNQQQSINRKKMLFELKNLSLSFGTKKLFSNFNARILQGERIGIVGRNGSGKSSFLKLLLGEIEAESGEIKKGDLKIGYFDQARNFIDENKSLVEIFCPNGGDRVEVRGKNMHIFGYLKSFLFPKEFLDKSVSLLSGGEKNRLALALLFTKEYDVLILDEPTNDLDIATINILEEYLQNFEGAILLVSHDRYFVDKIATKIYAFENGTIEALHIPYTQYLENEQELKEFDELLKLEKKSPNSKEKTSKKLSYKENEILQKHPEKIEQLENEIKELQNALSNPKIYEEFGIQNLYEKLEKSQKSLEKLEDEYFAVLEKSEREA, encoded by the coding sequence ATGGCGCTCATTGATATTATCGAAGCAAATAAAAAATTTGGTGAAAAAATCGTCCTAGACAATGTGAGTTTTAGTATCAATGAAAATGAAAAAATCGCCATTATAGGTAAAAATGGCGAAGGTAAATCCACACTCTTAAAAGCACTTCTGGGGACACTAAGCCTAGACAGCGGTAGAATTGTAAAGCAAAATAATAAAAGTATCGCCCTACTTTCACAAAATGTAAATTTTGATGTCAATTTAAGCGTAAAAGAAGCAATAGAAAAAGAACTCAATGAAATTTATGAAGCCTTGCAAAATTATGAAAAACTCCAAAATGCTTTAGAAAAAAGTCAAGATAAATCCTTGCTTAATGAGATGGATAGCGTTATTAATTTCATAGAAAGCAAAGACGCGTGGAATATCGACAATAAAATTATGCGCTATCTTAAAGAATTTAAACTAGAATCCTATCAAAATAGAAATCTTTCAACATTAAGTGGTGGGGAAATTCGGCGTGTAGGACTTTGCATACTTTTACTAAAAAATCCAGATATCCTACTCCTTGATGAGCCTACAAACCATCTTGATGTATATATGTGCTCGTTCTTAGAAAATTTGCTAAAAAATTCTAAAATGTGTGTGGTTTTCATCTCGCACGATAGATATTTCATCGATGAAGTTGCTCAAAAATGTATAGAGATAGAGGAAGGAAAAATTCGCATTTTTAAGGGGGGCTATACGCAGTATTTAGAGAAAAAAACTGAACTTTTAGCCTCACTTTCCAAAAGCCACGAAACCTTGCTCAAGCAACTCAAAAATGAGGAAGAATGGCTAAGAAGAGGCGTTAAAGCGAGATTAAAGCGTAATGAAGGGCGTAAAGAACGACTCTTCAAAATGCGAGAACTTGCAAAGAAAAATCCAAGCGAAATAAAAAAAATAAAGCTTGAAATCACAAGGGCAAACTTAAATTTCAACCAACAACAGAGTATAAACCGCAAAAAAATGCTTTTTGAGCTTAAAAACCTCAGCTTAAGCTTTGGCACAAAAAAACTTTTTTCAAATTTCAACGCAAGAATTTTGCAAGGCGAAAGAATTGGGATAGTAGGACGCAATGGAAGTGGTAAATCAAGCTTTTTAAAACTTCTCTTGGGCGAAATTGAAGCAGAGAGTGGGGAGATTAAAAAGGGGGATTTAAAGATAGGCTATTTTGACCAAGCTAGAAATTTCATTGATGAAAACAAGAGTTTGGTAGAAATTTTTTGTCCTAATGGTGGCGACAGGGTGGAAGTTCGAGGGAAAAATATGCATATTTTTGGCTATCTTAAAAGCTTTTTGTTTCCTAAGGAATTTTTGGATAAAAGCGTAAGTTTGTTGAGTGGTGGGGAAAAAAATCGCCTTGCCCTAGCTTTACTTTTCACCAAAGAATACGATGTTTTAATCTTAGATGAACCCACGAACGATCTTGATATAGCAACCATTAATATTTTAGAAGAATATTTGCAAAATTTCGAGGGGGCTATTTTGCTTGTGAGCCACGATAGATATTTCGTCGATAAAATCGCTACAAAAATTTATGCTTTTGAAAATGGGACAATCGAAGCACTTCATATACCTTACACGCAATATTTAGAAAATGAGCAAGAATTAAAAGAATTTGATGAGTTGTTAAAACTTGAGAAAAAAAGTCCCAACTCAAAAGAAAAAACAAGCAAAAAGCTAAGCTACAAAGAAAATGAAATTTTACAAAAACATCCAGAAAAGATTGAGCAATTAGAAAATGAAATTAAAGAACTTCAAAACGCCCTCTCAAATCCAAAAATTTACGAAGAATTTGGGATACAAAACCTTTATGAAAAGCTCGAAAAATCTCAAAAATCATTAGAAAAATTAGAAGATGAATATTTTGCCGTTTTAGAAAAAAGCGAAAGGGAGGCTTAA
- a CDS encoding 4-hydroxy-3-methylbut-2-enyl diphosphate reductase, translating to MIIELAKNYGFCFGVKRAIKKAEQIKNAASIGPLIHNNEEISRLQNDFNVKTLQSINDLSNEKKAIIRTHGITKQDLALLKKKNIEIYDATCPFVTKPQQLCEKMSDEGYEVVIFGDENHPEVKGVKSYVSTKAYVILDEKELYNIKLPNKIAVVSQTTKKVENFMKIVNYLMLKCKEVRVFNTICDATFKNQEAILELSQKSDVMVVVGGKNSANTKQLFLIAKQHCENSYLIETQEELKAEWFKDKKHCGVSAGASTPDWIIQKVLKKLEEFSKKT from the coding sequence TTGATTATTGAATTGGCAAAAAATTATGGCTTTTGTTTTGGTGTAAAAAGAGCCATTAAAAAAGCTGAACAAATTAAAAACGCCGCTAGTATAGGTCCTCTTATTCACAATAATGAAGAAATTTCACGCTTACAAAATGATTTTAATGTCAAAACTCTTCAAAGTATCAATGACCTAAGTAATGAAAAAAAGGCTATTATAAGAACTCACGGCATTACTAAACAAGACTTAGCTTTACTTAAAAAGAAAAATATAGAAATTTATGACGCGACCTGCCCTTTCGTAACAAAACCGCAACAGCTTTGCGAAAAAATGAGCGATGAGGGCTATGAGGTCGTTATTTTTGGTGATGAAAATCATCCTGAAGTTAAGGGTGTAAAAAGCTATGTTAGCACGAAAGCTTATGTGATTTTAGATGAAAAAGAATTATACAACATCAAACTACCTAATAAAATCGCTGTCGTTTCTCAAACCACAAAAAAAGTGGAAAATTTTATGAAAATCGTCAATTATTTAATGCTTAAATGCAAAGAAGTTAGGGTTTTTAATACCATTTGCGATGCAACTTTTAAAAATCAAGAAGCCATTTTAGAACTCTCTCAAAAAAGTGATGTGATGGTAGTTGTAGGAGGCAAAAACTCAGCCAACACCAAGCAACTTTTTCTCATCGCTAAACAACATTGCGAAAATAGCTATTTAATCGAAACTCAAGAAGAATTAAAAGCGGAGTGGTTTAAGGACAAAAAGCATTGTGGAGTAAGTGCTGGAGCTAGCACACCTGATTGGATAATTCAAAAAGTTCTTAAAAAGTTAGAAGAATTCAGTAAAAAAACCTAA
- the serA gene encoding phosphoglycerate dehydrogenase → MKRKIIVCDAILDKGVQLLRDAEDIELIEAAKVPKNELLTLLEDVEVAITRSSTDVDENFLKHAKKLKALVRAGVGVDNVDIPNCSKQGVIVMNVPTANTIAAVELTMAHLITSARAFVNAHNFLKVERKWEREKWYGIELKGKTLGVIGFGNIGSRVAVRAKAFGMEILAYDPYISASKITDLGMKQAKHLDEILTQSDFITIHTPKTKETNGIIGSKELAKMKDKVRLINCARGGLYTEEALCEGLKSGKIAWLGIDVFDKEPATNHPLLEFENISVTSHLGANTLESQENIAIEACEQALSAARGVAYPNALNLPIKTEDLPPFVEPYIELVSKMAFLAVQIDKHPIKSIKIEAEGNIGDYANSMLTFATVGALGGILGENINYVNAEFVAKEKGVELSCETLPNSGYNNKLSVKITTDNSSVIVSGTVFNENEQRIVGLNGFKTDFKPKGKMLIFKNKDIPGVISKISSTLAAQNINIADFRLGRDGFGYALAIVLVDEVISKEVLDALNKLEVCVFVQYVEI, encoded by the coding sequence ATGAAAAGAAAAATTATAGTATGCGATGCTATCTTGGATAAAGGTGTGCAGCTTTTAAGAGATGCCGAAGATATTGAGCTTATCGAAGCAGCAAAAGTGCCTAAAAATGAACTTTTAACTCTTCTAGAAGATGTGGAAGTTGCTATTACAAGAAGTTCAACTGATGTCGATGAAAATTTCCTTAAACACGCCAAAAAACTTAAAGCTCTTGTTCGCGCTGGTGTTGGAGTGGATAATGTCGATATTCCAAACTGCTCTAAACAAGGCGTTATTGTAATGAATGTCCCAACAGCCAACACCATAGCAGCTGTTGAGCTTACTATGGCACATCTTATCACTTCAGCAAGAGCATTTGTAAATGCTCACAATTTTCTTAAAGTTGAAAGAAAATGGGAGCGAGAAAAATGGTATGGCATCGAGCTAAAGGGCAAGACATTAGGCGTTATAGGTTTTGGTAATATAGGCTCAAGAGTTGCCGTTCGCGCTAAGGCTTTTGGTATGGAAATTTTAGCTTACGACCCTTATATTAGCGCTTCTAAAATTACAGATTTAGGTATGAAACAAGCCAAACATCTAGATGAAATTTTAACCCAAAGCGATTTTATTACCATTCATACTCCTAAAACAAAAGAAACAAATGGCATTATAGGTAGTAAAGAACTTGCAAAAATGAAGGATAAGGTTAGATTAATTAATTGTGCAAGAGGTGGCTTATACACAGAAGAAGCTTTATGTGAGGGACTTAAAAGCGGTAAAATCGCTTGGCTAGGTATTGATGTATTTGACAAAGAGCCTGCGACAAATCATCCTCTTTTAGAATTTGAAAACATCTCCGTTACCTCTCATCTTGGTGCAAACACACTAGAAAGCCAAGAAAATATTGCCATAGAGGCGTGTGAGCAAGCCTTAAGTGCCGCAAGAGGCGTGGCTTATCCCAATGCGTTAAATTTACCTATTAAAACTGAAGATTTGCCACCTTTTGTTGAGCCTTACATCGAGCTTGTATCCAAAATGGCATTTTTAGCCGTGCAAATTGATAAACACCCTATCAAATCCATTAAAATAGAAGCTGAGGGCAATATAGGCGATTATGCAAATTCTATGCTAACTTTCGCAACTGTTGGGGCATTAGGCGGGATTTTGGGTGAAAATATCAATTATGTCAATGCTGAATTTGTCGCTAAAGAAAAAGGTGTCGAGCTATCTTGCGAAACACTACCAAATAGTGGCTACAATAATAAACTAAGCGTAAAAATAACAACAGATAATTCAAGCGTTATTGTCTCTGGCACGGTCTTTAATGAAAACGAGCAAAGGATAGTTGGATTAAACGGTTTTAAAACGGACTTCAAGCCAAAAGGTAAAATGCTTATCTTTAAAAATAAAGACATTCCGGGAGTTATTTCTAAAATCAGCTCCACACTCGCAGCACAAAATATCAACATAGCTGACTTTAGACTAGGACGCGATGGTTTTGGCTATGCTTTAGCTATTGTTTTAGTCGATGAAGTCATCTCTAAAGAAGTTTTAGATGCGTTAAATAAACTTGAAGTTTGTGTTTTCGTCCAATATGTGGAAATTTAA
- a CDS encoding 30S ribosomal protein S1: MNEVNKKVQNNMEDFLEEEDFGKLLDTFDKSKEEAIFEGKIVAIKNDGVYVDIGKKSEGLLALEEIQDDKGNLAFNIGDSIKVATVGHRDGRAVSHKKALSKEKVVEFIKNYNEESENIFDVKVINKNKGGIVAVNDDGVEFFIPKSQYGFKDSNNVVGKNFKVKIIKVDKEEQSIIASRKKILDDERKKRKEVINEILDKNELIEGLVKKITTYGMFVDVGGIDGLVHYSEISYKGPVNPSSLYKEGDKVPVKIIKYDKDKKHLSLSIKAALPDPWSEIKDSLEVGDTIKVVVSNIEPYGAFVDLGNDIEGFLHISEISWDKNIKNPKDYISKGEEIDVEVIEINSNERRLRVSLRNLLSKPFDEFTKKYKVGEVVKGIITSTTAFGAFVKIDNVEGLLHNEDASWDRNDKCKDAFNVSDEIEVKIIKIDEENQKISLSIKELKSSPVQEYSKTHKVGDIVKGIIRDIKDFGVFVELSENVDALIHKEDISPNMLEGLKIGDEIEAAIAFIDEKKNRIRLSVKNLLRLKEREALNEINSDDKMTLGDIIKEQLS, from the coding sequence ATGAACGAGGTGAACAAAAAAGTTCAAAACAATATGGAAGATTTTCTTGAAGAAGAAGATTTTGGAAAACTCTTAGATACTTTTGATAAATCTAAGGAAGAGGCGATTTTCGAGGGTAAGATAGTCGCCATTAAAAATGATGGAGTTTATGTCGATATAGGCAAAAAATCAGAAGGCTTGTTGGCGCTTGAAGAAATTCAGGATGATAAAGGGAATTTGGCTTTCAATATTGGCGATAGCATTAAAGTTGCTACCGTAGGTCATCGTGATGGAAGAGCCGTCTCTCACAAAAAAGCTTTAAGCAAAGAGAAAGTTGTTGAATTCATTAAAAATTATAATGAAGAGAGTGAAAATATTTTTGATGTTAAAGTCATCAATAAAAACAAGGGAGGAATTGTCGCAGTCAATGATGACGGTGTAGAATTTTTCATTCCCAAGTCTCAATATGGCTTTAAAGATTCTAATAATGTTGTTGGGAAAAACTTTAAGGTTAAGATTATTAAGGTCGATAAAGAAGAACAAAGCATTATCGCATCAAGGAAAAAAATTTTAGATGACGAAAGAAAGAAGCGCAAAGAAGTTATCAATGAAATTTTAGACAAAAACGAACTTATTGAAGGACTTGTAAAAAAAATCACAACCTATGGTATGTTTGTCGATGTTGGTGGCATAGATGGACTTGTGCATTATAGTGAAATTTCTTACAAAGGACCTGTAAATCCCAGTTCTCTTTATAAAGAAGGCGATAAAGTGCCGGTTAAGATCATTAAATATGATAAGGACAAAAAACACCTCTCCTTATCGATAAAAGCAGCCTTGCCAGATCCTTGGAGCGAGATAAAAGACAGCTTAGAAGTGGGAGACACCATTAAAGTTGTCGTTTCAAATATTGAGCCTTATGGGGCTTTTGTGGATTTGGGTAATGACATTGAGGGTTTTTTACATATAAGTGAAATTTCTTGGGATAAAAATATAAAAAATCCTAAAGATTATATTAGCAAAGGTGAAGAAATTGATGTTGAGGTTATAGAGATTAACTCAAATGAAAGAAGATTAAGGGTTTCTCTTAGAAATTTACTTTCTAAACCTTTTGACGAATTTACCAAAAAATATAAAGTGGGAGAAGTTGTCAAAGGCATTATCACTTCCACGACTGCTTTTGGTGCTTTTGTGAAAATAGATAATGTCGAAGGACTTTTACACAACGAAGATGCCTCTTGGGATAGAAACGATAAGTGTAAAGACGCCTTTAATGTTAGCGATGAAATTGAAGTAAAAATTATTAAAATCGATGAAGAAAATCAAAAAATTTCACTGAGCATAAAAGAGCTGAAAAGTAGTCCTGTTCAAGAATACTCCAAAACACATAAGGTTGGGGATATTGTCAAAGGTATCATTAGAGACATAAAGGATTTTGGCGTATTTGTAGAGCTTAGTGAAAATGTCGATGCACTTATCCACAAAGAAGATATTAGTCCTAATATGCTTGAAGGCTTAAAGATTGGCGATGAGATTGAAGCAGCCATCGCCTTTATCGATGAAAAGAAAAATAGAATTCGTTTAAGTGTGAAAAATTTATTAAGGCTTAAAGAAAGAGAAGCCTTAAATGAAATCAATAGCGATGATAAAATGACCTTAGGCGATATCATTAAAGAGCAATTATCATAA